A DNA window from Mycolicibacter terrae contains the following coding sequences:
- a CDS encoding multifunctional oxoglutarate decarboxylase/oxoglutarate dehydrogenase thiamine pyrophosphate-binding subunit/dihydrolipoyllysine-residue succinyltransferase subunit, translating into MSGVSSPFGQNEWLVEEMYRKFRDDPSSVDPSWHDFLVDYKPGGSASLDGGSPSPTPAPPPAAPTPPAPPTPAPAAQAQPAPAKAAPATAAKPAQSAGPAPAADSEVQVLRGAAAAVVKNMSSSLAVPTATSVRAVPAKLMIDNRVVINNQLKRTRGGKISFTHLLGYAIVQAVKQFPNMNRHFAEVDGKPSSVTPAHTNLGLAIDLQGAGGKRSLVVAAIKGAESLRFAQFVAAYEDIVRRARDGKLTAEDFAGVTISLTNPGTIGTVHSVPRLMAGQGAIIGVGAMEYPAEFQGASEQRIAELGVGKLITLTSTYDHRIIQGAESGDFLRTVHEMLLSDAFWDEIFFELSIPYEPIRWRTDNPDTIVDKNARVVELIAAYRNRGHLMADIDPLRLDNTRFRSHPDLDVLTHGLTLWDLDREFKVEGLPGGDFRRLREILSVLRDAYCRHVGVEYTHILEPEQQQWLQERIEVKHIKPTVAQQKYILSKLNAAEAFESFLQTKYVGQKRFSLEGAETVIPMMDAAIDQCAEHGLDEVVIGMPHRGRLNVLANIVGKPYSQIFTEFEGNLNPAEAHGSGDVKYHLGATGVYLQMFGDNDIQVSLTANPSHLEAVDPVLEGLVRARQDLLDKGTADAGFSVVPMMLHGDAAFAGQGVVAETLNMALLPGYRVGGTIHIIVNNQIGFTTAPDHSRSSEYCTDVAKMIGAPIFHVNGDDPEACDWVARLAVDFRQKFHKDVVIDMLCYRRRGHNEGDDPSMTNPYMYDVIGTKRGVRKSYTEDLIGRGDISMKEAEDALRDYHGQLERVFNEIRELEKHAALPSESVESEQQVPRGLNTAVDKAMLSRIGDAFMAIPDGFTVHPRVLPVLERRREMAYEGKVDWAFAELLALGSLVAEGKLVRLSGQDTRRGTFSQRHSVIFDHTNGAEFSPLQLLATTPDGAPSGGKFLVYDSPLSEFAAVGFEYGYTVGNPEALVLWEAQFGDFVNGAQSIIDEFISSGEAKWGQLSNVVLLLPHGHEGQGPDHTSGRIERFLQLWAEGSMTIAIPSTPSNYFHLLRRHALDGIQRPLIVFTPKSMLRNKAVISDIKDFTDVKFRSVLEEPTYGDGEGDRGNVTRILLTSGKLYYELAARKAKDGRDDVAIVRVEQLAPLPKRRLGATLDRYPNAKQFFWVQEEPANQGAWPRFGLELPELLPDKLTGIKRISRRAMSAPSSGSSKVHAVEQQEIIDEAFG; encoded by the coding sequence GTGAGCGGTGTGAGTTCACCCTTCGGTCAGAACGAATGGCTAGTCGAGGAGATGTACCGCAAGTTCCGCGACGATCCGTCGTCGGTGGATCCGAGCTGGCACGACTTCCTGGTCGACTACAAGCCCGGCGGTTCAGCGAGCCTCGACGGAGGCTCGCCTTCGCCCACGCCCGCACCCCCGCCGGCTGCACCAACACCCCCTGCCCCGCCCACCCCAGCCCCAGCAGCCCAGGCGCAGCCCGCCCCGGCGAAGGCTGCACCCGCCACGGCGGCCAAGCCCGCCCAGTCCGCGGGCCCGGCTCCGGCCGCCGACTCCGAGGTGCAGGTGTTGCGCGGGGCGGCCGCAGCGGTAGTCAAGAACATGTCCAGCTCGCTGGCGGTGCCGACGGCAACCAGCGTGCGCGCCGTGCCGGCCAAGCTGATGATCGACAACCGCGTCGTCATCAACAATCAGCTCAAGCGGACCCGTGGCGGCAAGATCTCGTTCACCCACCTGCTGGGCTACGCGATCGTGCAGGCGGTCAAGCAGTTCCCCAACATGAACCGCCACTTCGCCGAGGTCGACGGCAAGCCCAGCTCGGTCACCCCGGCTCACACCAACCTGGGGCTGGCCATCGACCTGCAGGGCGCCGGCGGCAAGCGCTCGCTCGTGGTGGCTGCCATCAAGGGCGCCGAATCCCTGCGCTTCGCGCAGTTCGTCGCCGCCTACGAAGACATCGTGCGCCGTGCCCGGGACGGCAAGCTGACCGCCGAGGACTTCGCCGGCGTGACGATCTCGCTGACCAACCCCGGAACCATCGGCACCGTGCATTCGGTGCCCCGGCTGATGGCCGGCCAGGGCGCGATCATCGGCGTCGGGGCCATGGAGTACCCCGCCGAATTCCAGGGGGCGAGCGAGCAGCGCATCGCCGAACTCGGTGTGGGCAAGCTGATCACCTTGACCTCGACGTATGACCACCGCATCATCCAGGGCGCCGAATCGGGCGACTTCCTGCGGACCGTGCACGAGATGCTGCTCTCCGACGCCTTCTGGGACGAGATCTTCTTCGAACTGTCCATCCCCTATGAGCCCATCCGGTGGCGCACCGACAACCCGGACACGATCGTCGACAAGAACGCCCGCGTCGTCGAGCTGATCGCCGCCTACCGCAACCGCGGCCACCTGATGGCCGACATCGACCCGCTGCGGCTGGACAACACCCGCTTCCGCAGCCACCCCGACCTGGACGTGCTGACCCACGGCCTGACGCTGTGGGACCTGGATCGGGAATTCAAGGTCGAGGGTCTGCCCGGCGGCGATTTCCGCCGGCTGCGCGAGATCCTCTCGGTGCTGCGCGACGCCTATTGCCGTCACGTCGGCGTGGAGTACACCCACATCCTCGAGCCCGAACAGCAGCAGTGGCTGCAGGAGCGCATCGAGGTCAAGCACATCAAACCGACTGTGGCGCAGCAGAAATACATTCTGAGCAAGCTCAACGCCGCTGAGGCGTTCGAGAGCTTCCTGCAGACCAAGTACGTCGGGCAGAAGCGCTTCTCGCTGGAGGGCGCCGAGACCGTCATCCCGATGATGGATGCGGCAATCGACCAGTGCGCCGAACACGGGCTCGACGAGGTCGTCATCGGTATGCCGCACCGCGGCCGGCTCAACGTGCTGGCCAACATCGTCGGCAAGCCCTACTCGCAGATCTTCACCGAATTCGAGGGCAACCTCAACCCGGCTGAGGCGCACGGATCCGGCGACGTCAAATATCACCTCGGCGCCACCGGGGTGTACCTGCAGATGTTCGGCGACAACGACATTCAGGTGTCGCTGACCGCCAACCCGTCGCACCTGGAGGCCGTCGACCCGGTGCTGGAAGGACTGGTCCGGGCCCGTCAGGACCTGCTGGACAAGGGCACCGCCGACGCCGGCTTCTCGGTGGTGCCGATGATGCTGCACGGTGACGCCGCGTTCGCCGGCCAGGGCGTGGTGGCCGAGACGCTGAATATGGCGCTGCTGCCCGGCTACCGGGTCGGCGGCACCATCCACATCATCGTCAACAACCAGATCGGGTTCACCACCGCGCCGGACCACTCCCGGTCCAGCGAATACTGCACCGATGTCGCCAAGATGATCGGCGCACCGATCTTCCACGTCAACGGCGACGACCCGGAGGCCTGCGACTGGGTGGCCCGGTTGGCGGTGGACTTCCGGCAGAAGTTCCACAAGGACGTCGTCATCGACATGCTGTGCTACCGCCGCCGGGGGCACAACGAGGGCGACGACCCCTCGATGACCAACCCCTACATGTACGACGTGATCGGCACCAAGCGCGGGGTCCGCAAGAGCTACACCGAAGACCTCATCGGCCGCGGCGACATCTCGATGAAGGAGGCCGAGGACGCGCTGCGCGACTACCACGGTCAGCTGGAGCGGGTGTTCAACGAGATCCGCGAACTGGAGAAGCACGCCGCGCTGCCCAGCGAGTCGGTGGAGTCCGAACAGCAGGTGCCCCGCGGGCTGAACACCGCGGTGGACAAGGCGATGCTGTCGCGCATCGGTGACGCGTTCATGGCGATCCCCGACGGCTTCACCGTGCACCCCCGGGTGCTTCCGGTGTTGGAGCGCCGCCGGGAGATGGCCTACGAGGGCAAGGTCGACTGGGCCTTCGCCGAACTGCTGGCGCTGGGTTCGCTGGTGGCCGAGGGCAAACTGGTCCGGCTGTCCGGGCAGGACACCCGCCGCGGCACCTTCTCCCAGCGGCACTCGGTGATCTTCGACCACACCAACGGCGCGGAGTTCAGCCCGTTGCAGCTGCTGGCCACCACCCCCGACGGCGCCCCCAGCGGGGGCAAGTTCCTGGTCTACGACTCGCCGTTGTCGGAGTTCGCCGCGGTCGGCTTCGAGTACGGCTACACCGTCGGCAACCCCGAGGCCCTGGTGCTGTGGGAGGCGCAGTTCGGCGACTTCGTCAACGGGGCACAGTCGATCATCGACGAGTTCATCAGCTCCGGTGAGGCCAAGTGGGGCCAACTGTCCAACGTGGTGCTGCTGCTGCCGCACGGCCATGAGGGTCAGGGCCCCGACCACACCTCCGGGCGCATCGAGCGTTTCCTGCAGTTGTGGGCCGAGGGTTCGATGACCATCGCGATACCCTCGACCCCGTCGAACTACTTCCACCTGCTGCGTCGGCACGCCCTCGACGGGATCCAGCGGCCGCTGATCGTGTTCACCCCGAAGTCGATGCTGCGCAACAAGGCGGTGATCAGCGACATCAAGGACTTCACCGACGTCAAGTTCCGGTCGGTGCTCGAAGAGCCCACCTACGGCGACGGCGAGGGCGACCGCGGCAACGTCACCCGGATCCTGCTGACCAGCGGAAAGCTCTACTACGAGCTGGCCGCCCGCAAGGCCAAGGACGGACGCGACGACGTGGCGATCGTGCGGGTCGAGCAGCTGGCCCCGCTGCCCAAGCGAAGGCTGGGCGCGACGCTGGACCGCTACCCGAATGCGAAGCAGTTCTTCTGGGTGCAGGAGGAGCCGGCCAACCAGGGGGCGTGGCCACGGTTCGGTCTGGAGCTGCCGGAATTGTTGCCCGACAAGCTGACCGGGATCAAGCGCATCTCGCGGCGGGCGATGTCGGCGCCGTCGTCGGGTTCGTCGAAGGTGCACGCCGTCGAGCAGCAGGAGATCATCGACGAGGCGTTCGGCTGA
- a CDS encoding SDR family NAD(P)-dependent oxidoreductase: MQGFAGKVTVVTGAGSGIGQALAVELARAGAQLAISDVDTEGLAQTERRVTALGVRVKADRLDVTEREAFLAYADEVKDHFGKVNQIYNNAGIAYSGNIEVSQFKDIERVMDVDFWGVVNGTKAFLPHLIASGDGHVINISSLFGLLSTPGQGAYNAAKFAVRGFTEALRQEMAISGHPVKVTTVHPGGIKTAIARNATVAEGLDAAALAEFFDRKLAATTAEEAARVILEGVSKNRARVLIGKDAKVLDLLVRVLGSGYQRLFAFVIPRLGPR; encoded by the coding sequence ATGCAGGGATTTGCCGGGAAAGTCACCGTCGTCACCGGTGCCGGTTCGGGTATCGGCCAGGCGCTGGCCGTCGAGCTGGCCCGCGCGGGCGCGCAGCTGGCCATCAGCGACGTCGACACCGAGGGTCTGGCCCAGACCGAGCGACGTGTGACCGCGCTGGGCGTGCGGGTCAAGGCCGACCGCCTCGACGTCACCGAGCGGGAGGCGTTCCTGGCCTACGCCGATGAGGTCAAGGACCACTTCGGCAAGGTCAACCAGATCTACAACAACGCCGGTATCGCCTACAGCGGCAATATCGAGGTCAGCCAGTTCAAGGACATCGAGCGGGTGATGGACGTCGACTTCTGGGGCGTGGTCAACGGCACGAAGGCCTTCCTGCCGCACCTGATCGCCTCCGGCGACGGCCACGTCATCAACATCTCGAGCTTGTTCGGGCTGCTGTCGACTCCGGGCCAGGGCGCCTACAACGCGGCGAAATTCGCCGTCCGCGGCTTCACCGAGGCACTGCGTCAGGAGATGGCCATCTCCGGTCACCCGGTCAAGGTCACCACCGTGCACCCGGGTGGCATCAAGACCGCGATCGCCCGCAACGCCACCGTCGCCGAGGGGCTGGACGCCGCCGCGTTGGCCGAGTTCTTCGACCGGAAGTTGGCCGCCACCACCGCCGAAGAAGCCGCCCGAGTGATCCTCGAAGGGGTCAGCAAGAACCGGGCTCGCGTGCTCATCGGCAAGGACGCCAAGGTCCTCGACCTGCTCGTGCGCGTCTTGGGCTCGGGATACCAGCGGCTGTTCGCCTTCGTCATCCCCAGGCTCGGGCCCCGGTGA
- a CDS encoding glycine betaine ABC transporter substrate-binding protein: MRRLALGWAAVLIAGCAAHQGPSPLSVGTSPDPQSQVLAHLYASALRGAGTAVRIAPLADPVAGLDAGEFTVVPGFTGRFLAMFARDSAARSDRSVYWALAGALPEGLAVGDYAMSAEDKPTLAVTKATATAWGGTDLRALVRHCAGLAVGGVAGGHAPTAIGRCVLPKPREFPDEAAMFAALHSRQITAAWTSTADPDVPDGAVLLTDTRPALVRAENVVPLYRRNELSEAQLLAINQVAGVLDTEALIDMRRQVEGGADPQVVVDAFLDEHPLGR; this comes from the coding sequence CTGCGCCGCCTGGCGCTTGGATGGGCGGCCGTGCTGATCGCCGGTTGCGCTGCCCACCAGGGGCCGTCGCCGCTGAGTGTGGGGACATCGCCGGACCCGCAGTCGCAGGTTCTCGCCCACCTGTACGCGAGTGCCCTGCGTGGCGCCGGCACCGCGGTGCGTATCGCACCCCTGGCCGACCCGGTCGCCGGACTCGACGCCGGGGAGTTCACCGTCGTTCCCGGTTTCACCGGCCGCTTCCTGGCGATGTTCGCCCGCGATTCTGCGGCCCGCTCCGACCGGAGTGTCTATTGGGCGTTGGCCGGCGCGCTGCCGGAGGGCCTCGCGGTCGGTGACTACGCCATGAGCGCCGAGGACAAGCCCACGCTGGCCGTCACGAAGGCGACGGCGACCGCGTGGGGCGGCACCGACCTGCGCGCGCTGGTCCGCCACTGCGCCGGGCTGGCCGTGGGCGGTGTCGCCGGTGGGCACGCCCCCACGGCAATCGGCCGGTGCGTCCTGCCGAAACCGCGCGAATTCCCCGATGAGGCAGCGATGTTCGCGGCACTGCACAGCCGTCAGATCACAGCGGCGTGGACCAGCACCGCCGATCCCGACGTGCCCGATGGTGCCGTGTTGCTCACCGATACCCGCCCGGCACTGGTGCGCGCCGAGAATGTGGTGCCGCTGTATCGCCGGAATGAGCTGAGCGAAGCCCAACTGCTGGCGATCAACCAGGTGGCCGGGGTGCTGGACACCGAGGCCCTGATCGACATGCGCCGCCAAGTCGAGGGCGGCGCCGACCCGCAGGTGGTCGTGGACGCCTTCTTAGACGAACATCCGCTCGGGAGATAG
- a CDS encoding NAD(P)-dependent malic enzyme: MSENSPATQNAPIVIGDEEIFEAHQGGKISVELKAPLDSQRALSIAYTPGVAQVSRAIAADHTLAARYTWAHRLVAVVSDGTSVLGLGDLGPSASLPVMEGKAALFKTFAGLDSIPIVLDTKDPDEIVETLVRLRPSFGAVNLEDISAPRCFEIERRVIEALDCPVMHDDQHGTAIVALAALMGAAKVLGRDISSLRVVVSGAGAAGVACANILLSVGISEMIVLDSQGVLHQDRTDMNIVKAELAQRTNPGGRTGGLAEALAGADVFLGASGGVVPEELIASMNPGGVVFALSNPDPEIHPDLAAKYAAVVATGRSDFPNQINNVLAFPGVFRGALDAGAQRITEAMKLAAAEAIYSVVADDLAPDRIVPSPLDPRVEPAVAAAVAAAADSAS; the protein is encoded by the coding sequence ATGTCTGAGAACTCGCCTGCCACGCAGAACGCCCCGATCGTCATCGGAGACGAAGAGATCTTCGAAGCCCACCAGGGTGGAAAGATCTCCGTCGAGCTGAAGGCGCCGTTGGACAGCCAGCGCGCCCTGTCGATCGCCTACACGCCCGGGGTGGCGCAGGTCAGTCGCGCCATCGCGGCCGACCACACGCTGGCGGCCCGCTACACCTGGGCGCACCGGCTGGTGGCGGTGGTCAGCGATGGCACCTCGGTGCTCGGGTTGGGTGACCTCGGGCCGTCGGCATCGCTGCCGGTGATGGAGGGCAAGGCCGCGCTGTTCAAGACGTTCGCCGGCCTGGACTCCATTCCCATTGTGCTGGACACCAAGGACCCCGACGAGATCGTGGAGACGCTGGTGCGCCTGCGTCCGTCGTTCGGGGCGGTCAACCTGGAGGACATCTCCGCCCCGCGCTGCTTCGAGATCGAGCGCCGGGTGATCGAAGCCCTGGACTGCCCGGTGATGCACGACGATCAGCACGGCACGGCGATCGTGGCGCTGGCGGCGCTGATGGGTGCGGCCAAGGTGCTCGGTCGGGACATCTCGTCGCTTCGGGTGGTGGTCTCCGGTGCCGGCGCGGCCGGGGTGGCCTGCGCCAACATCCTGCTGTCGGTGGGCATCTCGGAGATGATCGTGCTGGATTCACAGGGTGTACTGCACCAGGACCGCACCGATATGAACATCGTCAAGGCCGAGCTGGCCCAGCGCACCAACCCCGGCGGCCGCACCGGCGGCCTGGCCGAGGCTCTCGCCGGCGCCGACGTGTTCCTGGGGGCCTCCGGAGGAGTGGTGCCCGAGGAGCTGATCGCGTCGATGAACCCCGGCGGTGTGGTGTTCGCGCTGTCCAACCCCGACCCGGAGATCCACCCCGACCTGGCCGCCAAGTACGCGGCGGTGGTGGCGACCGGCCGCAGCGATTTCCCCAATCAGATCAACAACGTGCTGGCCTTCCCCGGGGTGTTCCGCGGTGCACTGGACGCCGGTGCGCAGCGGATCACCGAGGCGATGAAATTGGCTGCCGCCGAGGCGATTTACTCCGTTGTCGCCGACGACCTGGCACCGGACCGTATCGTGCCCAGTCCGCTGGATCCCCGGGTCGAGCCGGCCGTAGCGGCCGCTGTCGCGGCGGCCGCCGACTCCGCGTCGTAG
- a CDS encoding cytochrome P450 has protein sequence MSATAYAGHRPGVFDADLPVLAYDHLHDPDEAHRLIAQARRQAPLAVGPHGPEILSYELVHTVLRDPRFATARGLGLDLQGITSGPLWDRAVRNILSLDGEQHHRLRRLVSKAFSPRSAARLRSLITDVITDLVELLADSGRCDVVADIARRYPTPIICALLGAPREDWQLFSNWIDDIKKIFDWNVGNDAPDILAAWENLDTYLEKMVVARRANLTDDLISDLIRVEDDGDRLAHAELVMLAATLLGAGTDTTRNQLAAAVQALCDHPDQWAELAERPELAPHAVEELMRYYPVVFGTVRRAVDDVELGGVIIPAGTLVVANIAAANRDPEVYTEPSRLDLARSDAPVILTFGGGVHYCLGAHLSRLELTEALRVITRYMPNPRRTGPAPWKAITGITGPTTLPIEFGPGR, from the coding sequence ATGTCCGCTACCGCCTACGCGGGCCACCGCCCCGGCGTCTTCGACGCCGACCTGCCAGTGCTGGCCTATGACCACCTGCACGACCCCGACGAGGCGCACAGGCTCATCGCTCAGGCTCGTCGGCAAGCGCCACTCGCGGTCGGGCCGCATGGCCCCGAGATCCTCAGCTATGAGCTGGTGCACACAGTGCTGCGCGACCCTCGGTTTGCCACCGCCCGCGGGCTGGGCTTGGACCTGCAGGGCATCACGTCGGGACCACTGTGGGACCGGGCAGTTCGAAACATCCTGAGCCTCGACGGTGAGCAGCATCACCGTCTGCGCCGGTTGGTGTCCAAGGCTTTCTCGCCACGCTCCGCCGCGCGACTGCGGTCGCTGATCACCGATGTCATCACCGACTTGGTTGAACTGCTTGCCGATAGTGGCCGCTGCGACGTGGTCGCCGACATCGCCCGGCGATACCCGACACCGATCATTTGCGCGCTGCTGGGCGCCCCGCGCGAGGACTGGCAACTGTTCTCAAACTGGATCGATGACATCAAGAAGATCTTCGACTGGAATGTCGGAAACGATGCTCCGGACATCCTGGCGGCCTGGGAGAACCTCGATACCTATCTCGAGAAGATGGTCGTCGCGCGGCGGGCGAACCTGACCGATGACCTGATCTCCGACCTGATCCGGGTAGAAGACGACGGCGACCGACTCGCTCACGCCGAATTGGTGATGCTCGCGGCGACCCTGTTGGGCGCAGGCACCGACACCACGCGCAACCAGTTGGCTGCCGCCGTCCAGGCCCTGTGTGATCACCCCGATCAATGGGCAGAACTTGCCGAACGCCCCGAACTGGCCCCGCACGCCGTCGAGGAACTCATGCGTTACTACCCCGTGGTCTTTGGCACCGTGCGCAGGGCCGTTGACGACGTCGAACTCGGCGGGGTCATCATTCCCGCCGGCACCCTCGTCGTCGCGAACATCGCAGCCGCCAACCGGGACCCGGAGGTGTACACCGAACCCAGCCGGCTGGACCTCGCCCGCAGTGACGCGCCGGTGATACTGACCTTCGGCGGCGGTGTGCACTACTGCCTCGGGGCCCATCTGTCCCGTCTGGAACTGACGGAGGCGCTGCGCGTCATCACCCGTTATATGCCAAACCCACGGCGGACCGGCCCAGCGCCCTGGAAAGCCATCACCGGAATCACCGGACCGACCACCCTGCCTATCGAATTCGGCCCCGGACGTTGA